From Scomber japonicus isolate fScoJap1 chromosome 22, fScoJap1.pri, whole genome shotgun sequence, one genomic window encodes:
- the LOC128383525 gene encoding sterile alpha motif domain-containing protein 9-like, whose amino-acid sequence MANGLALSTARGGEVFVGSEIRDSLSLLDVLYANQFEGESIDPEDVEQTEETFYRGAPPEWLNFHISEKAESNGTGTSFIKREGYDTLRQQIQNKRRLPGISTVKLFHQPGCGGTTLAMQVLWDLRKTFRCAVLRGSTSDITNVATEVVHLFTAGSQGYQNTVLLLLNDEHIPENLQNSIVEKITEQNIVTRMPVVIFLTCVRKNAVLQSDHVVLRKVLSDTEKQKFNEKKEELSRRYRDKCGQFHGFNIMQTDFSQAYVDQACTVFSTVQRSNKPLKTQLATFLSLLNAYVPGSYLLESQCLDFLQHEDSIHGHLSLEDRMKPFSHLIITFQHDARSGKKVRMAHPMIAQRCTELMGDAGVTRSDTARNFMNCLCRDEVSPCLLGFVKEMLTKREIKVEENPVKGNEVKEDQERFSRLILDIQRKECKAQCASVLKVALKIFTQNPFFPQALARFYYIEIKDYNKAERWAIEAKERDPKNSFVADTLGQVYKNQLKTNEFSTKPREILKLAKKAIEAFKDEERLAENEYGADMAEDGNTRVSNIFNIFGQFGYLQVCNLMYDQLVSQNETWKRVLTNNVSMDSVLGLLGDKKLYRFNGLVSSLRDEVEKKCEFFDKYLTYSKPDMRKDDAPYISRDTSECFKKYVGDSTPKHLKEKWDDLFQRLKEKLSVTSAGVLSCLDRKYTESDLQEITTWWKEIYSSKDTQTSLTNYVLAQIMLNNLGEIFSSDVKSPTEFGQITPPSPQNAPELNMLALLLKWPIDSEDKCVFDLSQSIQHMYSSYEHTYKTQFRSRYLRPLFFIGKGQNLDRIVHRRVLENLFPAQKEAAVVQDVQDLNVYWGSEKIFQDPMIQKRLLQIEGRVRNYRLYAIFGSKEIEVKANLQNSLWKPRQVTFYLGFTIRGPVAFGIQTKIAETGLKQDTRDWTELKPEVNRVGDVQTYSLRSGAGHYKCSVSAVRWFCKGSVSFKYQFTSWDKHMEEPSCVDYIPAGPLLDIKVTAGKLEEVHLPHWICTDDIPTIMDNFRVLHVDTSGHCVEEVSEVTSSHVKILQPVFSPRGAMIRKKLGFPVKVFYDMLIFKTNKASLTLHVYLLPPDPDVQQVICFCHSNNRNHYKM is encoded by the exons ATGGCAAATGGCTTGGCTCTATCCACTGCTAGAGGTGGAGAAGTTTTCGTGGGAAGTGAAATAAGGGATTCTCTCTCACTGTTGGATGTTCTCTACGCAAATCAGTTCGAAGGAGAGTCTATAGATCCAGAAGATGTTGAGCAGACAGAGGAGACCTTTTACAGAGGTGCCCCTCCCGAATGGTTAAACTTTCACATTAGCGAAAAGGCTGAGTCAAATGGCACTGGAACTTCTTTTATCAAACGTGAGGGATACGATACACTCAGACAACAAATTCAGAACAAAAGAAGACTCCCAGGAATATCAACCGTGAAACTCTTCCACCAACCAGGATGTGGAGGAACCACACTGGCCATGCAGGTGTTGTGGGACTTGAGGAAGACCTTCAGGTGTGCTGTTTTAAGAGGCTCAACCTCAGACATCACAAATGTTGCAACAGAGGTGGTCCATCTTTTCACAGCAGGCAGTCAAGGCTACCAGAACACTGTGCTGCTCCTACTGAATGATGAGCATATTCCAGAAAATCTCCAAAACAGCATAGTGGAAAAGATAACTGAGCAGAACATAGTTACCCGTATGCCTGTGGTCATTTTCCTCACGTGTGTGAGAAAAAATGCAGTTCTACAGAGTGACCATGTTGTCCTACGAAAAGTACTTTctgacacagagaaacaaaagttcaatgaaaaaaaggaagagctGAGCAGAAGGTACAGGGATAAATGCGGACAGTTTCATGGCTTTAACATAATGCAAACTGATTTCTCTCAAGCGTACGTTGATCAAGCATGCACAGTATTCAGTACAGTCCAAAGATCAAATAAACCACTGAAGACCCAGCTTGCTACCTTCCTGTCCCTGCTGAATGCCTATGTACCAGGCTCATATCTCCTCGAGTCTCAGTGCCTGGACTTCCTCCAACATGAAGACTCCATCCATGGACACCTTTCACTGGAGGACAGAATGAAACCCTTTAGTCATCTCATCATCACTTTCCAACATGATGCAAGATCTGGAAAAAAAGTCCGTATGGCTCATCCAATGATTGCACAACGTTGTACTGAACTGATGGGTGACGCAGGTGTGACCAGAAGCGACACAGCAAGAAACTTCATGAACTGTCTGTGCAGAGACGaagtttctccatgtttgcttGGTTTCGTCAAAGAAATGCTGACCAAGAGAGAGATTAAAGTAGAAGAGAACCCAGTCAAAGGTAATGAGGTTAAAGAGGACCAAGAAAGGTTTTCAAGACTGATTCTTGATATTCAAAGGAAAGAGTGCAAAGCCCAGTGTGCATCAGTTTTGAAGGTCGCATTGAAGATATTTACACAAAATCCTTTTTTCCCGCAAGCACTTGCTCGTTTCTATTACATTGAAATAAAAGACTACAATAAGGCAGAAAGATGGGCAATAGAAGCTAAGGAAAGAGATCCCAAAAATTCATTTGTTGCTGATACTCTGGGCCAAGTCTACAAGAACCAACTGAAGACCAACGAGTTTTCTACCAAGCCGCGAGAAATTTTGAAACTTGCCAAAAAGGCCATTGAAGCCTTCAAAGATGAAGAACGACTTGCTGAAAATGAATATGGTGCAGACATGGCAGAAGATGGCAATACCAGAGTCtcaaatatttttaacatctttGGGCAGTTTGGTTACCTGCAGGTTTGCAACCTGATGTATGACCAACTTGTTTCTCAGAACGAAACCTGGAAAAGAGTTCTCACAAACAATGTGTCCATGGACTCAGTCCTTGGATTGTTAGGAGACAAAAAACTTTACAGATTTAATGGTCTCGTAAGCAGCCTCAGAGACGAAGTCgagaaaaaatgtgaattttttGACAAATATCTGACTTACTCAAAGCCTGACATGAGGAAAGATGATGCCCCATACATTTCAAGGGACACCTCAGAGTGCTTCAAGAAGTATGTTGGAGACTCAACACCCAAACACTTGAAAGAAAAATGGGATGATCTCTTCCAGAGACTTAAAGAAAAATTGTCGGTTACCTCTGCTGGAGTACTTTCATGTCTCGACAGAAAATACACTGAATCAGACCTTCAAGAAATAACTACATGGTGGAAAGAAATCTATTCAAGCAAAGATACACAAACATCTCTTACCAACTACGTACTTGCTCAAATCATGTTAAATAATTTGGGAGAGATATTTTCCTCTGATGTCAAGTCTCCTACTGAATTTGGACAAATAACACCCCCAAGTCCTCAAAATGCACCTGAGCTCAACATGTTAGCCCTCCTCTTGAAGTGGCCTATAGACAGCGAAGACAAATGTGTCTTTGACCTCAGTCAATCAATTCAGCATATGTACAGTTCTTAtgaacacacatataaaacacaatttcgATCAAGGTATCTTCGCCCCCTGTTTTTCATCGGAAAAGGTCAGAATCTGGACAGAATTGTTCACAGACGGGTCCTTGAGAACTTGTTTCCAGCACAAAAAGAAGCTGCTGTCGTACAAGATGTGCAAGACTTGAACGTCTACTGGGGCAGTGAGAAGATTTTCCAAGATCCCATGATCCAAAAACGCCTTCTCCAAATTGAAGGACGGGTACGAAACTACAGACTGTACGCAATTTTTGGAAGCAAAGAGATCGAGGTGAAAGCCAATCTGCAAAACAGCCTCTGGAAACCACGTCAAGTTACCTTCTACCTAGGATTTACCATCAGAGGTCCTGTAGCCTTTGGTATCCAGACAAAAATTGCAGAAACAG GGCTGAAACAGGACACCCGTGACTGGACTGAACTTAAACCTGAAGTCAACAGAGTGGGTGATGTCCAAACCTATAG CCTACGTTCTGGGGCAGGTCACTATAAATGCAGTGTTTCTGCAGTGCGCTGGTTTTGTAAGGGGAGTGTCAGCTTCAAATACCAGTTTACCTCTTGGGATAAACACATGGAGGAGCCTTCATGCGTGGATTACATACCAGCAGGACCCCTACTGGACATCAAAGTCACAGCTGGAAAGCTAGAAGAGGTGCATCTCCCACACTGGATATGTACAG atGACATCCCCACAATTATGGACAATTTTAGAGTTCTGCATGTGGATACCAGCGGACATTGTGTGGAAGAAGTGTCTGAAGTGACATCATCCCATGTCAAGATACTTCAGCCCGTTTTCTCTCCAAGAGGGGCCATGATCAGGAAGAAACTGGGCTTCCCAGTGAAAGTTTTCTATGACATGTTAATATTCAAGACAAACAAAGCATCCCTCACCCTGCATGTTTACCTGCTGCCACCTGATCCAGACGTACAACAggttatttgtttttgtcacagTAATAATAGGAACCATTACAAAATGTAG